A genomic stretch from Mycobacterium malmoense includes:
- the bluB gene encoding 5,6-dimethylbenzimidazole synthase codes for MNPVTDQAFSPQERRAVYRVISERRDMRRFLPGGVVGEEVLARLLCAAHAAPSVGLMQPWRFIRITDDELRRRIHALVEEERPLTAAALGERAEEFLALKVEGILECAELFVVALCGNRDRHVFGRRTLPQMDLASVSCAIQNLWLAARSEGLGMGWVSLFDPERLAGLLAMPVDAEPVAILCLGPVPEFPDRPALELDGWACARPLSEFVSENRWGRPSRLRYRRRSR; via the coding sequence ATGAACCCTGTGACCGATCAGGCGTTCAGCCCCCAGGAGCGGCGGGCCGTCTATCGGGTGATCTCCGAGCGGCGTGACATGCGCCGGTTCCTGCCGGGCGGCGTCGTGGGAGAGGAGGTGCTGGCGCGGTTATTGTGCGCCGCGCACGCCGCGCCCAGCGTCGGGCTGATGCAGCCGTGGCGCTTCATCCGGATCACCGACGACGAGCTCCGCAGACGCATTCACGCGCTCGTCGAGGAGGAGCGCCCGCTCACCGCCGCGGCCCTGGGAGAGCGCGCCGAGGAGTTTTTGGCGCTCAAGGTGGAGGGCATCCTCGAGTGCGCCGAGCTGTTCGTGGTGGCGCTGTGCGGCAACCGCGACAGGCACGTGTTCGGCCGGCGGACGCTGCCGCAGATGGATCTCGCGTCGGTGTCGTGCGCAATCCAGAACCTGTGGCTGGCGGCCCGCTCGGAAGGCCTTGGCATGGGCTGGGTTTCGCTGTTCGATCCGGAGCGGTTGGCGGGTCTGCTGGCAATGCCGGTCGACGCCGAGCCGGTGGCCATCCTGTGCCTGGGCCCGGTGCCCGAGTTTCCGGATCGGCCCGCGCTGGAGCTGGACGGCTGGGCCTGCGCGCGACCGCTGTCGGAGTTCGTCAGCGAGAACCGATGGGGTCGGCCGTCGCGGCTGCGGTATCGTCGCCGGTCGAGGTGA
- a CDS encoding sulfatase family protein, protein MTDNVLIVHWHDLGRYLGAYGHRDVSSPRLDRLAAEGILFTRAHATAPLCSPSRGSLFTGRYPQTNGLVGLAHHGWEYRSGVRTLPQLLSESGWYSALFGMQHETSYPKRLGFDEFDVSNSYCEHVVDQASEWLRAWLRDATESLADQPFLLTAGFFETHRPYPRDRYEPADAADVDVPDCLPDTPEVRGDLADFYGAIATADAATGRLLDTLAETGLDANTWVVFFTDHGAAFPRAKSTLYDAGTGIGMIIRPPTGRAVAPRVYDELFSGVDLVPTLLGLLGLDVPADVDGVSHAGALLAPDTEPDTVPVRDHVYTTKTFHDSFDPIRAIRTKEYSYIENYAPRPLLDLPWDIQESPSGLAVAPFVKRPRPQRELYDLRADPTETNNLLAGDTGIKAGIDAGIDAIATDLAVRLDDWRQRTGDVIPSEFAGSRIAVRYTETYLQIHHATPSGRAAIAVDRGIEE, encoded by the coding sequence ATGACAGACAACGTGCTGATCGTGCACTGGCACGACCTGGGGCGATATCTCGGCGCCTACGGCCACCGGGATGTATCCAGCCCACGACTGGACCGGCTCGCCGCCGAAGGTATCCTGTTCACCAGGGCCCATGCCACGGCGCCGCTGTGCTCGCCGTCGCGCGGATCGCTGTTCACCGGCCGCTACCCGCAGACCAACGGGCTCGTCGGCCTGGCTCACCACGGCTGGGAATACCGCAGCGGCGTCCGGACCCTGCCGCAACTGTTGTCCGAATCCGGTTGGTACTCAGCGCTTTTCGGCATGCAACACGAGACGTCCTACCCGAAGCGGCTGGGCTTCGACGAATTCGACGTGTCGAACTCCTACTGCGAGCACGTGGTGGACCAGGCCTCCGAATGGCTCCGGGCGTGGCTCCGGGACGCCACCGAAAGCCTCGCGGACCAACCGTTCCTGTTGACCGCGGGGTTCTTCGAGACGCACCGGCCCTACCCGCGGGACCGCTACGAGCCGGCCGACGCCGCGGACGTCGACGTTCCCGACTGCCTGCCCGACACTCCCGAGGTCCGCGGCGATCTCGCCGACTTCTACGGGGCGATCGCGACGGCCGACGCCGCAACCGGCCGGCTGCTGGACACGCTGGCCGAGACGGGGCTCGACGCCAACACCTGGGTGGTGTTCTTCACCGATCACGGCGCCGCGTTCCCGCGTGCGAAATCCACGCTATACGACGCCGGAACCGGCATCGGCATGATCATCCGCCCGCCCACCGGCCGCGCCGTGGCGCCGCGCGTGTACGACGAACTGTTCAGCGGAGTCGACTTGGTGCCGACGCTGCTCGGCCTGTTGGGTCTCGACGTGCCGGCCGACGTCGACGGCGTGTCCCATGCGGGCGCCTTGCTTGCGCCGGACACCGAGCCGGACACCGTGCCAGTCAGAGACCACGTGTACACCACGAAGACCTTTCACGACTCGTTCGACCCGATTCGCGCGATTCGCACCAAGGAATACAGCTACATCGAGAATTACGCGCCCCGGCCGCTGCTCGACCTGCCATGGGACATCCAGGAAAGCCCGTCGGGATTGGCCGTCGCGCCGTTCGTCAAGCGCCCGCGCCCGCAGCGCGAGCTCTACGACCTGCGCGCCGACCCCACCGAGACCAACAACTTGCTCGCGGGCGACACGGGCATAAAGGCAGGCATAGACGCGGGTATAGACGCGATCGCGACCGATCTGGCTGTCCGCCTGGATGATTGGCGTCAGCGCACCGGTGACGTCATACCATCGGAGTTCGCCGGTTCCCGCATCGCGGTGCGTTACACCGAAACCTATCTACAGATTCATCACGCGACGCCGAGCGGCCGCGCGGCGATCGCCGTCGACCGCGGCATCGAGGAGTGA
- a CDS encoding trans-aconitate 2-methyltransferase — protein MWNPDVYLAFADHRSRPFYDLLSRVGAKGARRVVDLGCGPGHLTKYLARRWPDAVIEAMDSSPEMVAAARERGIDAVTGDLRDWKPKPDTDVVVSNAALHWVPEHADLLVRWAGELAPGSWLGVQIPGNFDTPSHATVRTLARREPYAKIMRDIPFRVGAVVQPPINYANLLLDVGCKVDVWETTYLHQLTGEHPVLEWITGTALVPVRERLDDEGWEQFRRELIPLLDDAYPPRADGTTIFPFRRVFIVAEVGGARRSSA, from the coding sequence ATGTGGAATCCCGATGTCTACCTGGCCTTTGCCGACCACCGCAGCCGGCCCTTCTACGACCTGCTGTCGCGGGTGGGCGCCAAGGGAGCGCGCCGGGTGGTCGATCTCGGTTGCGGGCCGGGCCACCTGACCAAGTACCTGGCCCGGCGCTGGCCGGACGCGGTGATCGAGGCGATGGACAGCTCGCCGGAGATGGTCGCCGCCGCCAGGGAACGCGGAATCGACGCCGTCACCGGCGACCTGCGGGACTGGAAGCCCAAGCCCGACACCGACGTGGTGGTCAGCAACGCGGCCCTGCATTGGGTGCCCGAGCACGCCGACCTGCTGGTCCGGTGGGCCGGCGAGCTGGCGCCCGGATCCTGGCTCGGCGTGCAGATCCCGGGCAACTTCGATACACCGTCGCATGCCACGGTGCGGACGCTGGCCCGCCGTGAGCCCTACGCAAAGATCATGCGCGACATACCTTTTCGCGTGGGGGCGGTGGTTCAGCCACCGATAAACTACGCCAACCTGCTGCTGGACGTCGGATGCAAGGTCGATGTCTGGGAAACCACCTACCTGCATCAGCTGACCGGGGAGCATCCGGTGCTGGAATGGATCACCGGCACGGCGCTGGTCCCGGTGCGCGAGCGGCTCGACGACGAGGGCTGGGAGCAGTTCCGCCGGGAGCTCATCCCGCTGCTGGACGACGCCTACCCGCCCCGGGCCGACGGGACGACCATCTTCCCCTTCCGGCGGGTGTTCATCGTCGCCGAGGTTGGGGGCGCGCGCCGTTCGAGTGCGTAA